GACCTGATCGCGGTGCTGGTGGGCGGCCGGATCGCGGAGCGGGGGAGTCACGACGTGCTGATGGCGGCCGACGGTGAGTATGCCGGGCTGTTTCGGCTCCAGGCGTCGGGCTATCAGGACGAGCGGGTCGCCGGATGACCTATCTCGCGGCCGCCGCACTCCTGCTCGCCGCGGGGGTGGGTGTAGGTGTCGTTCGGCGGCGCTTCCAGCTGATCGTCGTGCGGGGAAGCAGCATGAGCCCGACCTATCAGGACCGCGACGTCCTGCTGGTGAGGGTCCATCGCCGCCCGCGCCTCGGCGACGTGGTCGTCTTCCGGATGCCGGACCAACACAAGGACGACGGCCCGGCGTGGATGGTCAAGCGGG
This genomic interval from Asanoa ferruginea contains the following:
- the lepB gene encoding signal peptidase I encodes the protein MTYLAAAALLLAAGVGVGVVRRRFQLIVVRGSSMSPTYQDRDVLLVRVHRRPRLGDVVVFRMPDQHKDDGPAWMVKRVAAGPGDRVPADERRIVAESTVADGCLLVRGDNPESHDSRHFGYVPIDTVLGVVVRPVTPWN